The DNA region TTGGGAATGCCGGCGGTCGCGAAATTCGGATTGCCCGGATCTTCGCGCTCGGGCGAGAAGGCGAGGAAGAAGTCGACGCCGCTCTTCAGCCCCTGCGCCTCGAAGATCGGTTTCAGCACCTCGGTGGTGGTGCCCGGATAGGTGGTCGATTCGAGCACCACGAGCTGGCCCGGCCGCAATCTGCGGGCGATGGCCTTGGCGGTCTCCACCACATAGCTGAGGTCGGGCTCGCGATATCTGGTCAGCGGCGTCGGCACGCAGATCAGGATCGCATCGGGCTCCGACAGGCGGTCGAAATCATGGGTCGCCTCGAATTTTCCGGAAGCTACCGCCGCGCCGAGCACCTCGGAGGGGATGTGCCGGATGAAGCTCTCGCCGCGGTTGACCTGCGCCACCCGCGGCGCATCGATGTCGAAGCCGAGAATCGGGAAGCCCGCAGCGGCGCCGGCCAGCGCCAGCGGAATGCCCACATAGCCAAGGCCGATGACGCCGATCTTGGCGTGCTTTGCGGCGATCGCGGCGAGCAGCACGTCGCGATGCGATGCGGCGGCAGGAGGAGCAATATCGGCCATCACATGCCTTGCGGTTGGGTGCGGGAACCGGGTGTCTGTTCCTAGCGGAAGGAATCGCTTGGTGCCAAACGCTGGCGCATTTGGCGCCGCGCGCACTTCCCTCTCCCGCGCTCTTCGTGCGGGAGAGGGTGCCGAGACCATAGCTCGCAGCACGCTGCGAGCGTCCGCTCACAGCTATGGTCGAGGCGGGTGAGGGTGGATCGGAGAACCGATTGATCAGAAGCGCTCCCAGACCCGCCAGGCATAAGGCGTTCAGGAAAGCTCGACCGCCCCTCATCCGCCCTCACTGCGCAGAGTCTTTCTGTTCAAGGCTTGCACCTTCTCCCGCGAGGGCGGGAGAAGGAAGAGGCGCCGGCCTCAGACGACGCGTTCGAGCTCCACGACGAACAGTGTCGCCTCGCCTTCAGGCGCGAGCTCGAGATAGGCCGGGCCCTCCAGGACCAACGCATCGTCGATCCCGAGCTTGCAATGCTGCGCCTCCGCAACAAGGCCGAGATCGCGCGAGCGCGATAGGATCAGGGTGACGTCGGCTGCACAACGCAGCGCCTGGCGCTCGGAGAGGCGCAGCCTCTTCGTCTCATGGCACCATGCGGTACGGCGCGTCATGACGTTGAGATCGGTGATGCTGCCTGCGATGAGGCGGGCGCTCGCCGCCACATCGCCCGGAAAACCGAAGGGCTGCGATTGCGTCGTCAGCACGATCTCGGGTTCGCCGGCGACGCTCAGGGCGATGCCTTCGCCCTCGATCACGCTCAGCGTACGGTCGATGCCGGCGAAGGCCGAGAAGGGCCCGTCGGTGCCGACCTTTGCCATGCTGATGCGCCAGTCGAAATCCTCGAGCCCGGCATGCTTGGGCGAGACGATGATCTCCGTCGTCTCGCCGCCGCCATTCTTCCACGGCATGCGGCGATGCATTGTCGCAAGGAGGAGCCGCATGGCGCGATGCCCGCCGATCAGCGCAGGCTGGGGAGGTCGAGCTTATGCGTGATGGCGCAGGCGATGGCGTCCTCGTAGCCCGCATCGGCATGGCGCATCACGCCGGAGGCCGGGTCGTTCCACAGCACCCGGTCGAGCCGGCGCGCCGCCTCCCTGGTGCCGTCGGCGACCACCACCATGCCGGCATGCTGCGAGAAGCCGATGCCGACGCCGCCGCCATGATGCAGCGACACCCAGGTCGCTCCCGAGGCGCAGTTGAGGAGCGCGTTGAGCAGCGGCCAGTCGGAGACGGCGTCCGAGCCGTCGCGCATCGCCTCGGTCTCGCGGTTCGGCGAGGCGACCGAGCCCGAATCGAGATGGTCGCGGCCGATGACGATCGGTGCCTTGAGCTCGCCCGAGGCCACCATCTCGTTGAAGGCGAGGCCGAGCCGGTGGCGGTCGCCGAGACCGACCCAGCAGATGCGCGCCGGCAGGCCCTGGAAGGCGATGCGCTCCTTCGCCATGTCGAGCCAGCGATGCAGATGCGGCGCCTCCGGCATCAGCTCCTTCACCTTGGCGTCGGTGCGATAGATGTCCTCAGGGTCGCCCGAGAGCGCCGCCCAGCGGAACGGCCCGATGCCGCGGCAGAAGAGCGGGCGGATATAGGCCGGCACGAAGCCCGGGAAATCGAAGGCGTTGCTCACGCCTTCCTCGAGCGCCATCTGGCGGATATTATTGCCGTAATCGAGGGTCGGTACGCCCATGCGCTGGAAGTCGAGCATGGCGCGCACATGTCCGGCCATCGAGGCCCGCGCTGCCTTGTCGACGGCCTTCGGGTCGGATTCCCGCTTCGCTTCCCATTCGGCGAGGCTCCATCCCTTGGGCAGATAACCGTTGATGGGATCATGAGCCGAGGTCTGGTCGGTGACGACGTCGGGGCGTATGCCGCGGCGCACCAGCTCCGGGAAGACATCGGCTGCATTGCCCACGACGCCGACCGAAACGGGCTTGCCGTCGCGGCGGGCGCGCTCGATGATCTCGAGCGCCTCGTCGAGCGAGGCCGCCTGCCGGTCGAGATAGCGGGTGCGCAGGCGCATCTCGATGCGCGAGGGCTGGCATTCCACCGCCAGCATCGAGGCGCCGGCCATGGTGGCGGCGAGCGGTTGCGCCCCGCCCATGCCGCCAAGGCCGGCCGTCAGGATCCATTTGCCGGAAAGGTCGCCGCCATAATGCCGGCGGCCCACCTCGACGAAGGTCTCGTAGGTGCCCTGCACGATGCCTTGCGAGCCGATATAGATCCAGGAGCCCGCGGTCATCTGCCCGTACATCATCAGGCCCTTGCGATCGAGCTCGTGGAAATGATCCCAGGTCGCCCAATGCGGCACGATGTTCGAGTTGGCGATCAGCACGCGCGGCGCGTCCGCATGGGTGCGGAAGACGCCGACCGGCTTGCCCGATTGCACCAGCAAGGTCTCGTCGGCTTCGAGCCTTCTCAGCGTCGCGGCAATGCGGTCGAAGCTCTCCCAGTCGCGCGCCGCGCGGCCGATGCCGCCATAGACGACGAGCTCGCCCGGCCGTTCGGCGACCTCGGCGTCGAGATTGTTCATCAGCATGCGCAGCGGCGCCTCGGTCAGCCAGCTCTTGGCCGAGAGCGTCGTGCCGCGGGGGCTTCGGATATGGCGGGCATTGTCGATACGGGTCATTGCGGGATCCTTGGCTTCGTCCTTGATCAGGCGATGGAGTGGGGGGAGCCGGCAGCCTCCGCGACACGCGGCAGAAGCTCGGAGCCTGCCGCCCGCACGAGGGCGCCGTCGCGCACGAGATCCGCCGCCATGGCGATATCGGGCGCGAGGAAGCGGTCGTCGTCGAGATGCGGGACTTGCGCCCTCAGGAGGCTGCGGGCCTGCTCGAGGGCCGGGCTCGAGCGCATCGGCGCGTGGAAATCGCAACCCTGCGCCGCGGCCAAGAGCTCGATGGCGACGATGTTCGTCACATTCTCGGCCATGGGCAGGAGGCGGCGCGCGCCATGGGTCGCCATCGACACATGGTCTTCCTGATTGGCCGAAGTCGGGATCGAATCGACGCTTGCCGGGTAGGCGCGCTGCTTGTTCTCGGAGACCAGAGCCGCGGCCGCGACCTGCGGGATCATGAAGCCGGAATTCAAGCCCGGCTTCGGCGTCAGGAAGGCCGGGAGGCCGGAGAGCGCCGGATCGACCAGCATGGCGATGCGGCGCTCGGCGATGGAGCCGATCTCGCACAGCGCCATGGCGATCATGTCGGCCGCGAAGGCCACGGGCTCGGCGTGAAAATTACCGCCCGAGATCACCTCGCCGCTCGCCGCGAACACCAGCGGATTGTCGGAGACACCGTTCGCTTCGATCGACAGCGTCGTGGCCGCCTGCCGCATGAGATCGAGGCAGGCGCCCATCACTTGCGGCTGACAGCGCAGGCAATAGGGATCCTGCACCCGGTCGTCATTCACGAGATGCGAGGCGCGAATGGCGCTGCCCGCCATCAGCGCCCGCAAGGCGCCGGCGACCTCGGCCTGTCCCTGATGGCCGCGCAGCGCCTGGATGCGCGGATCGAAGGGGCCGTCCGAGCCCTTGGCGGCGTCGGTCGCGAGCGCTCCGGTCACCAGCGCCGCCTGGAAAACGCGCTCCGCCTCGAAGAGGCCGGCAAGCGCCAGCGCGGTCGAGACCTGGGTGCCGTTGAGCAGCGCCAAGCCCTCCTTCGGGCCGAGCACCAGCGGCGCAAGACCGGCATTGCGCAAGGCATTGGCAGCCGCCACGCTCTTGCCGTCCATGTGGAAGGCGCCGACGCCGATCAGCGCCGCGGCCAGATGGGCGAGCGGAGCGAGATCGCCGGAGGCGCCGACCGAGCCCTGTGAGGGCACCAGGGGGGTGAGGCCGCGCTGCAGGCATTCGGTGAGCCGCTCGATCGTCGACCAGCGCACGCCGGAGGCGCCTTGGGCGAGGCTCGCTGCCTTGAGCGCCAGGATCAGCCGCACCACAGGTTCGGAGAGCGGCTCGCCGACGCCTGAAGCGTGCGAGACCACGATATTGCGTTGCAGGGCGGCGAGATCGCCATCGCCGATGCGCACGCTCGCGAGCTTCCCGAAGCCCGTATTGATGCCATAGACCGGCTCGCCCTTGGCGATGATCGCTGCGATCGTCGCCGCACCCGCCTCGACCGCTTCGCGGCACGAAGGGTCCAGCGCGACGTCGGCGCCGAAATAGATGGCGCGCCAGGTGGCGAGCGGCACCGCGCCCGGATGCAGTGTCATGTCTGTGGTCACTGTCCCCTCCAGATGCGGGCATGCAGCGGGTTGAAGCCGATGCGATAGACGAGCTCGGCCGGGCGCTCGATGTTCCAGATGGCGAGATCGCAGAGCTTGCCGGCTTCGAGCGTGCCGACCTCGTCGAGCCGGCCCAAGGCGCGGGCCGCCTCGCGGGTAACACCTGCGATATTTTCCTCGACCGTCAGCCGGAACAGGGTGGCGGCCATGTTCATGGTGGTGAGGATCGAGGTCAGCGGCGAGGTGCCGGGATTGCAATCGGTGGCGACCGCGATCGGCACGCCATGCCGGCGGAACAAGGCGATGGGTGGCGCCTGCTGCTCGCGGATGAAGTAATAGGCGCCGGGCAAGAGCACCGCGACCGTGCCGGCTTTCGCCATCGCGATGGCGCCGGCTTCGTCGGTGTATTCGAGATGGTCGGCCGACAGCGCGCCGAAGCTCGCGGCCAGCGCCGCACCTCCGAGATTAGAGAGCTGGTCGGCATGCAGCTTGACCTTGAGGCCGCGCCGGCGCGCCGCCTCGAAGACGCGCTGTGTCTGCTCGGGCGAGAAGGCGATGCCCTCGCAGAAGGCGTCGACCGCATCCGCGAGACCCTCTTCGGCGATCGCCGGCAGCATCTCCCGGCAGACGAGGTCGATATAAGCGTCCTTGTCCTTGGCTTCGGGCGGCAGCGCATGCGCGCCGAGGAAAGTGGTGCGCACCTCGATGCGGCGCTCAGCGGCGAGACGGCGCGCGGCGCGCAGCTGCCTGCGCTCGGTCTCGAGCTCGAGGCCGTAGCCGGATTTGATCTCGATCGTGGTCACGCCTTCGGCGATCAGCGCGTCGAGGCGCGGCAAAGCGGCTGCCACGAGCGCGTCCTCGCTCGCGGCGCGCGTCGCCTTCACGGTCGAGACGATGCCGCCTCCCGCCCGCGCCACCTCTTCATAGCTTGCGCCGGCGAGACGCAGCTCGAACTCATGCGCCCGGTCCCCGGCGAAGACGAGATGCGTGTGGCAATCGATGAGGCCAGGTGTGATCCAGCGGCCCTCGCAATCCGTCCGCAGCGCAGCCTCGAGGGAGGGAGCCTCGCCGGCCGGCCCCGCATAGACGATGCGGCCCTCTCTCGTGGCGATAACGCCGTCCTCGACGAGGCCGAGGCCAGGTCGCCCAGGGGCGAGCGTCGCGAGGCGCGCATTATGCCAAAGCCGATCGACTTGCATCGTCACGCAAGCTCCCTCTCATTTCGCGCCAGCTCACCGGCTCGTGCCCGCCGCGACAGGACGCGGACGCAGGAGCCCTTGCCTTGTGGCCGCTCTCAGGCGAAGCCACATCCGCTTCGCTTGAAACTCGCTCCCATTTGTCTATACATAAACGTCAGCGCGGGAGCTTGTCTAGAGGCTCGCCGCCGCAATCTTCGAGGAGACCGTCCGATGGCTTCGCTGTTCTTCGACGAGGCGCTGCTGCCTTCGGGGTGGGCGAGAGGCGTGCGGCTGTCATTCGCCGGCGGTCTGGTCACCGGCCTCGAAAGCGGGGTGGCGGCGAGGCCTGAGGATGAGCGCCACGCCATCGGCCTGCCGGGCCTGCCCAATCTGCATAGCCATGCCTTCCAGCGCGGCATGGCGGGGCTCGCCGAGCTGCGCGGGCCGTCCTCGGACAGCTTCTGGACCTGGCGCGAGGTCATGTATCGCTTCGCCCTGAATATGAGCCCCGATGATGTCGAGGCGGTGGCGACGCAGCTCTATGTGGAGATGCTGGAGGCGGGCTTCACGCGGGTCGGCGAATTCCACTATCTGCATCACGATCGCGACGGAGAACCCTATGCCGAGCTCGGCGAGATGGCGTCCCGGATCGCGGCCGCGGCGCATTCAACCGGCATCGGGCTGACCTTGCTGCCGGTGTTCTACGCGCATTCGGGCTTCGGCGGACAGGCGCCGGGCCCGAGCCAAAGGCGCTTCATCAATGATCGCGACCGTTTCGCGCGGCTGATGGAGGCGAGCCGCAAGGCGGTGGCGCCGCTCGACGGCGCGGTGGTCGGCATCGCGCCTCATTCGCTGCGAGCCGTGACCGCAGATGAGCTCGGCGCCATCCTGCCGCTCGCAGGCTCGGGACCTATCCATATCCATGTCGCCGAGCAGGTGAAGGAGGTCGAGGATTGCCTCGCCTCAACGGGGAACCGCCCGGTCGAATGGCTGCTCGCGCACGCGCCCGTCGATCGCCGCTGGTGCCTCATCCATGCGACCCATATGACGGCTGAGGAAACGCGTGCCATGGCGGCGGCGGGCGCGGTGGCCGGGCTTTGCCCGATCACCGAGGCCAATCTCGGCGACGGAACCTTCAGGGCGCCGGAATTTGCCGAAGCGGGCGGCGAATACGGTGTGGGCTCCGACTCCAACGTGCTCATCGGTCTTGCCGACGAGCTGCGCCAGCTCGAATATTCGCAACGCCTGCAACATCGAGCCCGCAACCTCATGGCGTTTGCCGAAGGCCATTCCACCGGTCGTGCGCTCTATGAGGGCGCGCTCAAAGGCGGCACGCGCGCCACCTCCTCGGCGAAGGCCGGGCTCCTCGCGGGCGCGCCGGCCGACATCCTCTCGCTCGACGCCGCCCATCCGGCCCTGATCGGGCGCAGCGGCAACGGCGTGCTCGACGCCTGGGTCTTCGCGGCGCGCGACGGGATCGTCGATTGCGTCTGGAGGCATGGCCGCAAGCTGGTGACACAAGGCCGGCACCACCTGCGCGAGGCGAGCCTTGCGCGCTTCCGCGTCGTCATGGAAAGACTGGTGGCATGACACATCTGCCGGCCGGCGCCGCCAGCGATCCCGCGAGCGGCACGCTCCATCACCGCATCCGCGCCGATATCGAGGGGCGGATCCTTTCGGGCGAATGGCCGCCCGGCCATCGCGTGCCCTTCGAGCACGAGCTGATGGTCGGATATGATTGCTCGCGCATGACCGTCAACAAGGTGCTGTCGGGACTCGCAGCCGAAGGCCTGATCGAGCGGCGGCGGCGTGCCGGCAGCTTCGTGCGCCGGCCGCAATTCCAGTCGGCGGTGCTGCAGATCCACGACATCAAGGCGGAAATCTCGGGCCGCGGCCAGAGCTATGCTTACGAGCTCCTGTCGCAGCGCCGGCGCAAGGCCACTCGCAGCGATCGCAGCGAGTTGGCGGTCGGCGCCGATACCGAGGTGCTGGCCCTGCGTTGCCGCCATCTCGCGGATGGCGAGCCTTTCGCGCTCGAGGAAAGGCTGATCAACCTCACCGCCATCCCGGCCGGCGAGGCCATCGATTTCGCGGCCGAGCCGCCGGGAACCTGGCTGCTCGGCCATGTGCCCTGGACCGAGGCCGAGCATCACATCTCTGCGACCGAGGCCGACGCCGAGGCGGCACGCCAGCTCGCCATCGCCGCAGGCTCGGCCTGCCTCGTGGTGCGCCGCCGCACCTGGCGTTCGGGCGAGACCGTCACTTTGGTGCGGCTTACCTTTCCGGGCGCCTCCTACCATCTCGTGGCGAGGTTCACGCCCTCGCAACGCTGATATGCGCTGGGACCGCGGGCGTCCCGCCCGCTCTTGCGGTGGTGAGCTCCACCGCCGGGAAAAAAGGGCGACCGAGACGGTCGCGGTCCCAGCGCGCCTGGGGCATGGCGTCCCCATCTTCCCCCCGCCGAAATCATCCCCACATGACGTCCATGTTCGATGATCTTCACAGCCCGGGGGTGAATGACGGCGACGGCCCCGATCATTCGCCTTCCGCTCCTGCCGCTGCTGCGCCCAGCGATGACGCGGCGTTGCTCGACGCCTATTCGCGCGCCGTCACCCATGTGGTGGACGAGGTCGGAGACGCCGTGGTGCGCGTCGATGTCCGCGACGCTCAGGGGCGCCGGGCCGGCACCGGCTCGGGCGTCGTGGTCGCCTCGGATGGCCTCATCCTCACCAACAGCCATGTCGTTGCGGCCCATCAACGCGTCGAGCTCGCCCTGACGGATGGCCGCAAGCTCGCCGGAAGGGTGATCGGCAATGATCCCGACACCGATCTCGCCCTCATCCGCACCGAGGAGCCGGTGCAGCTCAAATGGGCGCGCCTCGGCGATTCCAAATCCCTGAAGCGCGGCCAGCTGGTGGTGGCGATCGGCAACCCGCTCGGCTTCGAGTCCACGGTGACGGCCGGCGTCGTCTCGGCCTTCGGGCGCTCGATGCGCTCGGCGACCGGGCGCCTCATCGACGACGTGATCCAGACCGATGCCGCCCTCAACCCGGGTAATTCGGGCGGGCCGCTGGTGTCGAGCGCCGGCGAGGTGATCGGCATCAACACCGCCGTGATCATGGGCGCGCAGGGCATCTGCTTTGCGGTCGCCTCGAACACGGCGAGCTATGTGCTCGGCGAACTGGTGCGCCATGGGCGGGTGCGGCGCGCCTTCCTCGGGCTCTCGGTCAATCAGGTCGCGATCGCGCGGCGCGTCCAGATCGCGCACGCCATCGACCAGGAGATGTGCGTCGCCGTGGCCAGCCTCGCGCCCGAGGGTGCCGCCAAGCAAGCGGGCTTGCGGGAAGGCGACCGCATCTTGTCGCTCGACGGCGCGAAGGTGACCGGTGCCGACGATCTGCTGCGCCTCCTCAACGCGGACCGCATCGGGCGCACCGTGCTTGTCGAGTTGCTGCGCGGAGTCGAGAAGCTGCGGCTATGGGTCATGCCTTCGGAGCGGCCGCCGCGCTGACCTGCAGGAGGAAACCCTAGGCCGGTTGACGCCATGGGCCCGCGGCAGTAGGCGCAAGCCATTCAGACCGGAAGGCTCGCATCATGCCAATCGAAGTCACCGTGGTCTCCGACTTCATCTGCCCCTGGTGCCTGATCGGCGAGAGGCGGCTGCGCAAGGCGATTGCGACCTTGCCGGGCGAGATCAAGGTCGAGCTCGCCTTCCGCCCCTTCGAGCTCAATCCCGATATGCCACCGGAGGGGCGGGACCGGACCGCCTATCGCGTGGCGAAGTTCGGCAGCCTCGAGCGCAGCATGGCCATGGATGCGCAGATCGTCGCCATCGGCCAGGCCGAGGGCATCGCCTTCAACTACGACAAGATCGCGCGCACCCCGAGCACCTTTGCGGCCCACCGGCTGATGTGGCTCGCCGCGCGCGAGCGCAAGCCCGAGACCCTTGCCGATCTTCTGTTCGCGGCCTATTTCAACGAGGGGCAGGACCTCGGGAGCCGCTCCGTGCTCTTGGCCGTCGCGGCGAGGGCCGGGCTCGCGCCCGCGAGGGTCGAGGCTTTCCTCGACGGCGACGAGGGCGTCGCGGACGTGCGGGCGCTGGAGATGCAAGCCTATCAGGCCGGCGTCAGCGGCGTGCCCTATTTCCAGGTCGGCGGGTTCGGTGTCGTCGGTGCCCAGTCCCCCGAGATCCTCGCCGATGCGCTGCGCCGCGCGGCTGGGATCGGCAATGCCTCTGCGGCCTGACGCCGGGCCTTCTACAACGATCGCGCGATCAGCAGCTTCATGATCTCGTTCGTGCCGCCATAGATCTTCTGGATGCGGGCATCGACGAACATGCGGGCGATCGGGTATTCCTGCATATAGCCATAGCCGCCATGCAGTTGCAGGCATGCATCGACGGTCTCGACCTGCTTTTGCGAGCACCACCATTTCGCCATCGAGGCCGTGACCGTGTCGAGCTCGCCCTTGACCAGCCGCTCCACGCACCAATCGACGAAGACGCGCGCGATCATCGCCTCGGTCTTGCGCTCGGCGAGGGTGAAGCCGGTATTCTGGAACTCGATGATCGGCTTGCCGAAGGCCTGGCGCTCCTTGGTGTAATCGACCGTCAGCGCGATGGCGCGCTCCATGGCGGCGACCGCCCCGACGGCGAGCGCCAGGCGCTCCTGCGGCAATTGCTGCATGAGCTGGACGAAGCCCTGGCCTTCCTCAGGCCCGAGCAGGTTCTCGGGCGGCACGATCGCGTCCTCGAAGAACAGCTCGGAGGTGTCGGAGGCGTGCAGGCCGATCTTGTCGAGATTGCGCCCGCGCCGGAAGCCCTCATTGCCCTGCGTCTCGAGGATCAAGAGCGACAACCCCTTGGCGCCCGGCTCGCCGGTGCGCGCGACCACGATCACGATATCGGCGAGCTGGCCGTTGGTGATGAAGGTCTTCTGGCCATTGAGCACATAGGCATTGCCCTGGCGTTTGGCGGTGGTGCGCACGCTTTGCAGGTCGGAGCCCGTGCCGGGCTCGGTCATGGCGATGGCGCCGATCCATTCGCCCGTCGCCATTTTCGGCAAGATGCGCTGCTTCTGCTCGGGCGAGCCATAGTTCAAGATGTAATGGGCGACGATGGCGCTATGCACCGCGAGTCCGGCCGACATCTCCGGCACGATCGTCTCGACGTCCTCGAGCACGGCCGCTTCATAGGCGAAGCTCGCGCCGAGGCCGCCATAGGCTTCCGGCACGCTCGGCAGGAGCGCGCCCATGCGGCCGAGCCCCAGCCAGGCCGAGCGGTCGACCATCTTCCGGCTACGCCAGGCCTCGGCATGCGGCGCGAGCTCGGCTGTGAGGAAACGGCGGAACGGCCCGCGGAAATCATCGAGCTCCTGCGTCATCCATGCCGAGCGGTAGCTCATCGCGTTCACCGTCCTAACCTGCTGCCAGATGCGCCGCCAAATTCGCCGCGATCCGTCCGGCCGCCGCCACCAGCCGCGGGCCCATCTCGCCTTCGAGGAATTCGCGGCTCACACGGCTCGGCGGGCCGCCGCAATTGATGGCGAAGGCCGAGCCCGCAGCGACCGATATGGGCGCCGCGACCCCGTAGACATCGCTGCGCCAATCGCCGAAGGAGCAGCAAAATCCGCGCGCCGCAATCGACTCGAAGGCCGCGTCGAGATTGCGCCGGATGAGCGGCCAGTTGCGCCCGCGCTCGCGGCGCAGCCGCTCCAGCACCATCTTCCGCTCCGACGCATCGAGTGCGTAGAGATAGGCACGCCCGATCGAGGTCGTGTCGATCGGCATGCGGGCGCCGAGGTCGAAGCGCACCGGCCGCGTGCCGCGCCGGCGCGCCGTCTCGATATAGAGGATGTCGAGCTGGTCGCGGATGCCGAGCGAGGCGGGCAGGCGCGAAAAATTGGCGAGCTCCTGCAGCACGGGTTTCGCGGCCAGCCTGAAGGGCATGCTGGCGAGGAGGGAATGACAGAGCGCCACGATGCCTGGCCCGAGCGAATAGCGGCCGGCGGCCGGCAGATAGGACAGGTAGCCGAAGCCGGTGAGCGTCTGCGTCAGGCGCGAGACCGTCGATTTGGGCAGCAATGTGCGCAGGGCGAGCTCGGTATTGGTCAGCGAAGTGTCGCCCGGCCCGAAGGCGCGCAGCACGCATAAGCCCCGGCTCAGCCCCTGGACGAGACGAGCCTGGCTGCTGCCGGTCTCGATCTTGTCCGTCGCCGTCTTGCGCTCCGTGGAGGTGATCCTGGCCATGCGCCGATCCT from Rhizobiales bacterium GAS188 includes:
- a CDS encoding serine protease, S1-C subfamily, contains C-terminal PDZ domain, which gives rise to MFDDLHSPGVNDGDGPDHSPSAPAAAAPSDDAALLDAYSRAVTHVVDEVGDAVVRVDVRDAQGRRAGTGSGVVVASDGLILTNSHVVAAHQRVELALTDGRKLAGRVIGNDPDTDLALIRTEEPVQLKWARLGDSKSLKRGQLVVAIGNPLGFESTVTAGVVSAFGRSMRSATGRLIDDVIQTDAALNPGNSGGPLVSSAGEVIGINTAVIMGAQGICFAVASNTASYVLGELVRHGRVRRAFLGLSVNQVAIARRVQIAHAIDQEMCVAVASLAPEGAAKQAGLREGDRILSLDGAKVTGADDLLRLLNADRIGRTVLVELLRGVEKLRLWVMPSERPPR
- a CDS encoding formimidoylglutamate deiminase, with protein sequence MASLFFDEALLPSGWARGVRLSFAGGLVTGLESGVAARPEDERHAIGLPGLPNLHSHAFQRGMAGLAELRGPSSDSFWTWREVMYRFALNMSPDDVEAVATQLYVEMLEAGFTRVGEFHYLHHDRDGEPYAELGEMASRIAAAAHSTGIGLTLLPVFYAHSGFGGQAPGPSQRRFINDRDRFARLMEASRKAVAPLDGAVVGIAPHSLRAVTADELGAILPLAGSGPIHIHVAEQVKEVEDCLASTGNRPVEWLLAHAPVDRRWCLIHATHMTAEETRAMAAAGAVAGLCPITEANLGDGTFRAPEFAEAGGEYGVGSDSNVLIGLADELRQLEYSQRLQHRARNLMAFAEGHSTGRALYEGALKGGTRATSSAKAGLLAGAPADILSLDAAHPALIGRSGNGVLDAWVFAARDGIVDCVWRHGRKLVTQGRHHLREASLARFRVVMERLVA
- a CDS encoding Predicted dithiol-disulfide isomerase, DsbA family, whose amino-acid sequence is MPIEVTVVSDFICPWCLIGERRLRKAIATLPGEIKVELAFRPFELNPDMPPEGRDRTAYRVAKFGSLERSMAMDAQIVAIGQAEGIAFNYDKIARTPSTFAAHRLMWLAARERKPETLADLLFAAYFNEGQDLGSRSVLLAVAARAGLAPARVEAFLDGDEGVADVRALEMQAYQAGVSGVPYFQVGGFGVVGAQSPEILADALRRAAGIGNASAA
- a CDS encoding acyl-CoA dehydrogenase, coding for MSYRSAWMTQELDDFRGPFRRFLTAELAPHAEAWRSRKMVDRSAWLGLGRMGALLPSVPEAYGGLGASFAYEAAVLEDVETIVPEMSAGLAVHSAIVAHYILNYGSPEQKQRILPKMATGEWIGAIAMTEPGTGSDLQSVRTTAKRQGNAYVLNGQKTFITNGQLADIVIVVARTGEPGAKGLSLLILETQGNEGFRRGRNLDKIGLHASDTSELFFEDAIVPPENLLGPEEGQGFVQLMQQLPQERLALAVGAVAAMERAIALTVDYTKERQAFGKPIIEFQNTGFTLAERKTEAMIARVFVDWCVERLVKGELDTVTASMAKWWCSQKQVETVDACLQLHGGYGYMQEYPIARMFVDARIQKIYGGTNEIMKLLIARSL
- a CDS encoding imidazolonepropionase translates to MQVDRLWHNARLATLAPGRPGLGLVEDGVIATREGRIVYAGPAGEAPSLEAALRTDCEGRWITPGLIDCHTHLVFAGDRAHEFELRLAGASYEEVARAGGGIVSTVKATRAASEDALVAAALPRLDALIAEGVTTIEIKSGYGLELETERRQLRAARRLAAERRIEVRTTFLGAHALPPEAKDKDAYIDLVCREMLPAIAEEGLADAVDAFCEGIAFSPEQTQRVFEAARRRGLKVKLHADQLSNLGGAALAASFGALSADHLEYTDEAGAIAMAKAGTVAVLLPGAYYFIREQQAPPIALFRRHGVPIAVATDCNPGTSPLTSILTTMNMAATLFRLTVEENIAGVTREAARALGRLDEVGTLEAGKLCDLAIWNIERPAELVYRIGFNPLHARIWRGQ
- a CDS encoding urocanate hydratase, producing the protein MTRIDNARHIRSPRGTTLSAKSWLTEAPLRMLMNNLDAEVAERPGELVVYGGIGRAARDWESFDRIAATLRRLEADETLLVQSGKPVGVFRTHADAPRVLIANSNIVPHWATWDHFHELDRKGLMMYGQMTAGSWIYIGSQGIVQGTYETFVEVGRRHYGGDLSGKWILTAGLGGMGGAQPLAATMAGASMLAVECQPSRIEMRLRTRYLDRQAASLDEALEIIERARRDGKPVSVGVVGNAADVFPELVRRGIRPDVVTDQTSAHDPINGYLPKGWSLAEWEAKRESDPKAVDKAARASMAGHVRAMLDFQRMGVPTLDYGNNIRQMALEEGVSNAFDFPGFVPAYIRPLFCRGIGPFRWAALSGDPEDIYRTDAKVKELMPEAPHLHRWLDMAKERIAFQGLPARICWVGLGDRHRLGLAFNEMVASGELKAPIVIGRDHLDSGSVASPNRETEAMRDGSDAVSDWPLLNALLNCASGATWVSLHHGGGVGIGFSQHAGMVVVADGTREAARRLDRVLWNDPASGVMRHADAGYEDAIACAITHKLDLPSLR
- a CDS encoding histidine ammonia-lyase; protein product: MTTDMTLHPGAVPLATWRAIYFGADVALDPSCREAVEAGAATIAAIIAKGEPVYGINTGFGKLASVRIGDGDLAALQRNIVVSHASGVGEPLSEPVVRLILALKAASLAQGASGVRWSTIERLTECLQRGLTPLVPSQGSVGASGDLAPLAHLAAALIGVGAFHMDGKSVAAANALRNAGLAPLVLGPKEGLALLNGTQVSTALALAGLFEAERVFQAALVTGALATDAAKGSDGPFDPRIQALRGHQGQAEVAGALRALMAGSAIRASHLVNDDRVQDPYCLRCQPQVMGACLDLMRQAATTLSIEANGVSDNPLVFAASGEVISGGNFHAEPVAFAADMIAMALCEIGSIAERRIAMLVDPALSGLPAFLTPKPGLNSGFMIPQVAAAALVSENKQRAYPASVDSIPTSANQEDHVSMATHGARRLLPMAENVTNIVAIELLAAAQGCDFHAPMRSSPALEQARSLLRAQVPHLDDDRFLAPDIAMAADLVRDGALVRAAGSELLPRVAEAAGSPHSIA
- a CDS encoding transcriptional regulator, GntR family: MTHLPAGAASDPASGTLHHRIRADIEGRILSGEWPPGHRVPFEHELMVGYDCSRMTVNKVLSGLAAEGLIERRRRAGSFVRRPQFQSAVLQIHDIKAEISGRGQSYAYELLSQRRRKATRSDRSELAVGADTEVLALRCRHLADGEPFALEERLINLTAIPAGEAIDFAAEPPGTWLLGHVPWTEAEHHISATEADAEAARQLAIAAGSACLVVRRRTWRSGETVTLVRLTFPGASYHLVARFTPSQR